One Hordeum vulgare subsp. vulgare chromosome 4H, MorexV3_pseudomolecules_assembly, whole genome shotgun sequence DNA window includes the following coding sequences:
- the LOC123448932 gene encoding uncharacterized protein LOC123448932 yields MNTTQKVDPAEPAAKIAQQASQFKRWGRKHPFVRYGLPLISLTVFGAVGLAHLIRGSKEVTKEKEDMEWEVVEKTKALSRTGPVEGAYKPKKLSLEDELKALQQKVDINSYDYKRIPKQNENK; encoded by the exons ATGAATACCACTCAGAAAGTTGATCCAGCGGAACCAGCTGCTAAGATTGCTCAACAAGCCTCACAGTTCAAACGTTGGGGACGCAAGCATCCATTTGTTCGTTATGGCCTTCCACTCATTTCTTTGACAGTGTTTGGTGCGGTTGGTCTAGCTCATCTTATACGGGGAAG CAAAGAAGTAACAAAGGAAAAGGAGGATATGGAATGGGAGGTCGTAGAGAAAACAAAAGCTCTGAGCCGAACAGGACCGGTGGAAGGGGCCTATAAGCCTAAGAAGCTCTCACTAGAGGATGAACTGAAG GCTTTGCAGCAAAAGGTGGACATAAACAGCTACGACTACAAGAGAATTCCCAAGCAAAATGAGAACAAGTGA
- the LOC123448933 gene encoding uncharacterized protein LOC123448933 gives MAAATTMTWHEELATLVGDTGVRLPAAAAPAPNSGAAAVGGGWYGEEEEGKVEEGWAQQARGFAESTAEMLRELGLGVWDVAAQSLAGAEDSELARRLRRPAAAAGKRLSFMNEYLPEDRDPVRCWAVVAAVAFVALLVLGVGSGDDTPVEQPKKLYISPPNAKRFQLPDGRHLAYEEKGISAGRARFSLVAPHSFLSSRLAGIPGISSSLLEEFGARLVTYDLPGFGESDPHPGRNLNSSALDMLHLADALGIVDKFWVVGYSGGGMHAWSALRYIPDRVAGAAMFAPMVNPYDSKMTKDEKRKIWDRWSTKRKLMHILARRFPSLLRLFYHRSFLSGKQGQPESWLSLSTGKRDKTLLEAPMFNAFWEKDVAESVRQGDAQPFVEEAVLQVSDWGFSLSDIQMQKKEDQGVFEFIKSLFSQAEREWVGFLGPIHIWQGMDDRVVPPSATEFARRMVPGATVHKLLDEGHFSYFCFCDECHRQIFSTLFGTPQGPLNPVPEPSEVAREPTEETSPAYEEEEEEVAEQEQETSGLA, from the exons atggcggcggcgacgacgatgacgtggCACGAGGAGCTGGCCACGCTCGTCGGCGACACGGGCGTGCGCCTCCCTGCCGCCGCGGCGCCGGCGCCCAattcgggggcggcggcggtcggGGGCGGTTGgtacggggaggaggaggaggggaaggtggaggaggggtgggcgCAGCAGGCCAGGGGGTTCGCCGAGTCCACGGCGGAGATGCTGCGGGAGCTGGGGCTCGGCGTGTGGGACGTCGCCGCGCAGAGCCTCGCCGGCGCCGAGGACAGCGAGCTCGCGCGGCGgctgcggcggccggcggcggccgcGGGCAAGCGCCTCAGCTTCATGAACGAGTACCTCCCCGAGGACCGCGACCCCGTCAGGTGCTGGGCCGTCGTTGCCGCCGTCGCATTCGTCGCGCTCCTCG TATTAGGTGTAGGAAGTGGCGATGATACCCCAGTGGAGCAACCGAAGAAACTTTACATAAGCCCCCCAAATGCTAAAAGATTTCAACTTCCTGATGGAAGGCATCTGGCTTACGAAGAAAAAGGAATTTCAGCTGGAAGGGCAAGATTTTCACTGGTTGCCCCCCATTCTTTTCTTTCATCAAGGCTAGCTG GAATTCCTGGAATCAGCTCATCTCTTCTAGAGGAATTTGGGGCACGACTTGTGACCTATGATCTTCCTGGTTTTGGTGAAAGTGATCCTCATCCAGGCCGAAATCTGAATTCTTCTGCATTAGACATGCTTCATTTGGCCGATGCCCTTGGGATTGTGGACAAGTTCTGGGTTGTAGGCTATTCTGGAGGTGGCATGCATGCTTGGAGTGCTCTGCGCTACATTCCTGACCGGGTGGCAG GTGCAGCAATGTTCGCCCCTATGGTAAATCCATATGACTCCAAGATGACCAAGGATGAGAAACGTAAAATATGGGACAGATGGTCAACTAAACGgaaactaatgcacattttagctcGGAGGTTTCCATCACTATTGCGCCTCTTCTATCACCGAAGCTTCCTTTCTGGAAAGCAAGGACAGCCTGAGAGTTGGTTATCATTGTCAACGGGAAAGAGG GACAAAACTTTACTGGAAGCTCCTATGTTCAACGCATTCTGGGAAAAGGATGTTGCAGAGTCTGTGCGGCAGGGAGATGCGCAACCATTTGTAGAGGAAGCTGTGCTGCAAGTATCTGATTGGGGTTTCAGCTTGTCAGACATTCAAATGCAGAAGAAAGAGGATCAGGGGGTGTTTGAATTTATCAAGTCTCTGTTCAGTCAGGCTGAGCGAGAGTGGGTGGGATTTCTAGGCCCAATCCACATTTGGCAG GGAATGGACGATCGGGTGGTGCCCCCGTCGGCGACCGAGTTTGCCCGGAGGATGGTTCCAGGAGCCACCGTCCACAAGCTTCTCGACGAAGGCCACTTCTCGTACTTCTGTTTCTGCGATGAGTGCCACCGGCAGATATTCTCCACCCTGTTTGGCACCCCGCAGGGCCCTCTAAACCCTGTACCGGAACCCAGTGAAGTGGCCCGGGAACCGACGGAAGAAACAAGCCCTGcatacgaagaagaagaagaagaagtggcagAACAGGAGCAGGAAACATCAGGCCTGGCCTGA